The Pogona vitticeps strain Pit_001003342236 chromosome 6, PviZW2.1, whole genome shotgun sequence genome contains a region encoding:
- the LOC110086387 gene encoding interferon-induced very large GTPase 1 isoform X1, whose amino-acid sequence MAFETIRRSREKLVAFLEKASSLILDDAASQGFISETDYSDLDKLENPKEKIRKLLVKIQIRGEQICHQFLECIRSLFPDLPPELWPPATACGPTACLNQNETQNHDPANSTLEKNREENTDSVTSFPLNGNKDSEGIPENVGNTPEPEPEAMEEEIPEACGPTACLNQNETQNHDPANSTLEKNREENTDSVTSSPLNGNKDSEDIPALENVGNTPEPEPEAMEEDIPEGTVEPFLRKLGLSKRSRQKLTVGEILEIELESLETPAPQKLEDLPWHFLRKLMALNGTARNTGLASKAEEGSDEEVDDVGDQLLSLMEVDTEVSVNPLDVLCATLLCSDSLLQQEILLKMSMCQFALPLILPPLANSKCSFMLWAMRDIVKKWRPHSIAESRGFKEESLVRISMPTISFVRLGNSCLSKSKLINEVLSSHQHHHDFFVHHDSECGNAPREISNGLVEISWYFPGGRENSDIFPEPVAITNLRGNMESHWLQFSFLTEVSSAVFILVEDISDTEYNTLLSLHELRSKYYFILNTEGRKSRETLEFLNKLVPVLNLNKSQLLVKEKIQNITEFVKKLRSAMRNIVHTHQKEVNVEEMASIGQELGIEIDENSKECQNGAVHAKEIVEEIKDVAVYKKEMLKLQGDLWRNVAQVEKELCRMKGQADTPAEDYKSQLREKWIGLRAQQNRCDLTDGITKFINGIHNLGSVEKQYFLKWMKFSLDRVARANLLKLREEYKEICRTTTNDVQQLVRLDELISIGSLGVEHFMRELGQFYEAEYMMVKEGNMAENKRQFVHLPGIAADLMLEGFPMELMDGDASNIPLQWVTDVLMELHVKLGGKSRMQVLTVLGVQSTGKSTLLNTMFGLQFAVSSGRCTRGAFMTLLRVSENLQQGIGCNFILVIDTEGLKAPELAKLEGSYEHDNELATLVIGLSDITIVNLAMENATEMKDILQIVVHAFLRMEEIGHKPNCQFVHQNVSDVSAHDQNMRDRKHLLEQLNEMTKAAARMEKQCKEVSFSDIMEYDPEKHNWYIPGLWHGVPPMAPVNLGYSESVSELKRYLFNFMETCSQKGTPKDIPQFVEWVKSLWSAVKHENFIFSFRNSLVADAYNQLALKYSEWEWDFRKEMHLWMSEAHTAIQNLSPEDFETDAVDKLKRDTYVKLDAGEQKILQCVQNYFESGAENLHLVEKYKEDFIRSVKFLRNQLEGYLINKCQHIVLICKGMGKISNMQAVYLKTIEKKVNKLLEGYKEKDYQLSPKELEDEFEKMWKETLEELPPNNLTHLKIHTNVFSQLKKDLEHRGGLANQIFQQLMHQSDMMVFTMKKQYLETSWALRIKGLFKDYKGKIEDSAMNTVELCKNYVAGKVSMEGDYDETYCWELLKMVNERLQDMKLKGLCVTINFEVDLKYCILREAADAFQKMHDDFIRENNPHKRLENLKPHYLSIFKDLYYEKDACQKRAKDFCDLCLRPALVDYLYKRLGLEIVDDVLSSGLSIQYGSRSFFQFTVQKTLLEEENFDKYQEYIIHYKRFAKSWIYEHLLEYYEQREDLMVLERQILSGVIKKTNEALEGGAKQTVTLSDFLECFCLGMRKELVISKDSLDVVKFNNAAKTESFSTTVQAYIPEIIDGILSEQFEMNIEQVLSRISFKPQDEIFNRVFGCGKQCPFCKVPCEAGGGDHQEHFASVHRPQGLGMCRYVDTEKLLYSLCSSDVISNAQFRNVDTGGEWHPYKEYRKYYPDWRIQPDASISASDYWKFVFKEFNQQFAKRYKACPADLPEDWKKITKKQALESIQEAFNMN is encoded by the exons CTTGTGGCCCTACAGCATGCCTAAATCAAAATGAAACTCAAAACCATGATCCTGCAAATAGTACTTTggagaagaacagagaagaaaatacaGACTCAGTCACCTCCTCTCCACTGAATGGAAACAAGGACTCAGAAGATATACCAG caTTAGAAAATGTAGGCAATACACCAGAGCCTGAACCAGAGGCCATGGAAGAAGACATTCCGGAAG GGACAGTTGAGCCTTTCTTGAGGAAGCTAGGCCTCAGCAAACGAAGCAGGCAAAAGCTCACTGTGGGGGAAATTCTGGAAATTGAGTTAGAAAGTCTCGAAACTCCAGCTCCACAGAAACTGGAAGATCTGCCTTGGCACTTTTTGAGGAAACTGATGGCCCTCAACGGGACAGCAAGGAATACAGGCCTTGCCTCAAAGGCTGAGGAAGGTTCAGATGAGGAGGTTGATGATGTAGGGGATCAATTGCTCTCTCTGATGGAAGTGGACACTGAAGTTTCTGTGAACCCCCTTGATGTTCTTTGTGCTACCTTGCTTTGCTCTGATAGTTTGCTTCAGCAGGAGATCTTGCTCAAAATGTCCATGTGCCAGTTTGCTCTTCCTCTGATCTTACCTCCCCTTGCCAACTCCAAATGCTCCTTCATGCTCTGGGCCATGAGGGACATTGTGAAAAAATGGAGACCCCATTCCATAGCTGAGAGCAGAGGCTTCAAAGAGGAGAGTTTGGTGCGTATTTCTATGCCAACCATTTCTTTTGTGAGGCTCGGGAACTCCTGTCTCTCCAAATCCAAGCTTATTAATGAGGTCCTCAGCTCTCATCAGCACCATCATGATTTTTTTGTTCACCATGATTCAGAGTGTGGAAATGCCCCTCGAGAAATCAGTAACGGTCTAGTAGAAATTTCCTGGTATTTTCCTGGTGGGAGAGAAAACTCAGATATTTTTCCAGAGCCCGTAGCAATAACAAACTTGCGTGGAAACATGGAGTCACACTGGCTGCAGTTCAGTTTCTTAACAGAAGTTTCCTCAGCTGTGTTCATTCTTGTTGAGGATATTTCTGACACAGAATATAATACGTTACTGAGCCTCCATGAACTGAGATCTAAATACTACTTTATCTTGAATACTGAAGGGAGGAAATCAAGGGAGACATTGGAGTTCCTTAACAAACTTGTACCAGTACTGAATTTGAACAAatcacagctgctggtgaaggaaaAGATCCAAAATATCACAGAATTTGTGAAGAAACTTCGTTCCGCTATGCGGAATATAGTACACACCCATCAAAAAGAGGTGAATGTGGAAGAAATGGCCAGCATAGGCCAAGAACTGGGAATTGAGATAGATGAAAATTCAAAGGAATGTCAGAATGGGGCTGTGCATGCTAAGGAAATTGTTGAAGAAATTAAAGATGTGGCAGTCTATAAGAAGGAAATGCTGAAGCTCCAGGGAGACTTGTGGAGAAATGTGGCTCAAGTGGAGAAAGAGCTGTGTAGGATGAAAGGGCAAGCTGACACACCGGCAGAAGATTACAAATCTCAATTAAGAGAGAAATGGATAGGGTTACGTGCGCAACAGAATCGGTGTGATCTTACCGATGGGATAACAAAATTTATTAATGGAATACATAATCTTGGCTCAGTGGAAAAACAGTACTTTCTAAAATGGATGAAGTTCAGCTTAGATCGTGTTGCAAGAGCTAACCTTTTAAAATTAAGGGAAGAATACAAAGAGATTTGTCGCACCACTACAAATGATGTACAACAATTAGTACGGCTGGATGAATTAATTTCTATCGGTTCCTTAGGGGTAGAACACTTCATGCGTGAGCTGGGGCAATTTTATGAGGCAGAATACATGATGGTGAAGGAAGGTAACATGGCAGAGAACAAAAGGCAATTTGTCCATTTGCCGGGAATAGCGGCTGACCTGATGTTGGAAGGATTTCCAATGGAACTGATGGATGGAGATGCCTCTAACATTCCACTGCAATGGGTGACTGATGTTCTAATGGAACTCCATGTTAAGCTAGGAGGCAAATCTAGGATGCAAGTTCTGACTGTTCTTGGTGTACAAAGCACTGGGAAATCTACTCTTCTCAATACCATGTTTGGACTGCAGTTTGCTGTTAGCAGTGGTCGATGTACTCGGGGAGCATTCATGACACTCCTTAGAGTCTCCGAAAATCTGCAGCAAGGAATTGGTTGTAATTTTATCCTGGTGATAGATACAGAAGGCTTGAAGGCCCCGGAGCTTGCCAAACTGGAAGGTAGCTATGAACATGACAATGAGCTGGCCACCTTGGTTATTGGGCTCAGTGATATAACAATAGTTAATTTGGCCATGGAGAACGCCACCGAAATGAAGGACATCTTACAAATTGTGGTACATGCATTTCTGAGGATGGAGGAAATTGGGCATAAGCCTAATTGCCAGTTTGTGCATCAGAATGTTAGTGATGTTTCTGCCCATGATCAGAACATGAGGGACAGAAAACACCTCCTGGAGCAGCTCAATGAAATGACCAAGGCTGCAGCAAGAATGGAAAAACAATGTAAAGAAGTGTCATTTTCAGATATTATGGAGTATGATCCTGAAAAACACAATTGGTACATTCCTGGCTTGTGGCATGGGGTCCCACCAATGGCTCCAGTCAATTTGGGATACAGTGAGAGTGTATCAGAGTTAAAAAGATATCTGTTCAATTTCATGGAAACTTGTTCACAAAAAGGAACCCCTAAAGACATCCCTCAGTTTGTTGAATGGGTAAAAAGCTTGTGGAGTGCTGTAAAACATGAGAATTTTATCTTTAGCTTCCGCAACAGTCTTGTGGCTGATGCTTATAACCAACTTGCATTAAAGTATTCAGAATGGGAATGGGATTTTCGGAAGGAAATGCACCTCTGGATGTCCGAAGCTCATACCGCTATTCAAAACCTATCCCCAGAAGATTTTGAAACTGATGCTGTAGATAAATTAAAGCGTGATACTTACGTCAAGCTGGATGCTGGAGAGCAAAAAATATTACAGTGTGTACAAAACTATTTTGAGAGTGGTGCTGAAAACTTGCATCTGGTAGAAAAGTATAAAGAAGACTTCATCAGAAGTGTGAAATTTCTTCGGAACCAGCTGGAGGGCTATTTAATTAATAAGTGCCAGCACATTGTTCTTATATGTAAGGGAATGGGTAAGATCAGCAATATGCAGGCCGTGTACTTAAAAACCATAGAAAAGAAGGTAAACAAGCTCTTAGAAGGATATAAAGAGAAGGACTACCAACTGAGTCCTAAGGAACTAGAGGATGAATTTGAGAAAATGTGGAAGGAAACCTTGGAAGAGTTGCCACCAAACAATTTAACTCATCTAAAAATTCATACAAATGTGTTCTCTCAGCTAAAAAAAGATTTGGAACATCGAGGTGGCTTAGCAAATCAGATCTTCCAACAATTAATGCACCAGTCAGACATGATGGTCTTCACGATGAAAAAGCAGTATCTAGAAACCTCATGGGCACTAAGAATAAAGGGGCTGTTCAAAGATTACAAAGGGAAAATAGAGGACTCTGCTATGAACACAGTTGAATTATGTAAGAATTATGTTGCAGGGAAAGTCAGTATGGAAGGGGACTATGATGAAACATATTGCTGGGAATTGTTGAAAATGGTCAACGAGAGACTTCAAGACATGAAACTGAAGGGACTCTGTGTTACTATTAACTTTGAGGTGGATCTGAAATATTGTATTCTCAGAGAGGCAGCCGATGCTTTTCAGAAGATGCACGATGACTTCATTAGAGAAAACAATCCTCATAAACGTCTGGAAAACCTGAAACCGCATTATCTTTCCATCTTCAAAGACCTTTACTATGAGAAGGATGCTTGTCAGAAAAGAGCCAAAGATTTTTGTGACCTTTGTCTGAGACCAGCTCTGGTGGACTATCTCTACAAGAGACTTGGGCTAGAAATAGTAGATGATGTTCTCAGCAGCGGACTGTCCATTCAGTATGGCAGTCGCAGCTTTTTTCAGTTCACTGTGCAGAAGACTTTGCTGGAAGAGGAGAATTTTGATAAGTATCAGGAATATATAATCCATTATAAACGGTTTGCCAAATCTTGGATATATGAACATCTATTAGAATACTACGAGCAGAGAGAAGACTTGATGGTTTTGGAGAGACAAATCCTATCTGGTGTGATAAAGAAAACAAACGAAGCTCTGGAGGGCGGTGCAAAGCAAACTGTGACTTTGTCTGATTTCTTGGAGTGTTTCTGCCTTGGGATGAGGAAAGAGCTTGTCATTTCCAAGGACTCCCTGGATGTCGTGAAGTTCAACAATGCTGCCAAGACTGAATCTTTCTCTACTACAGTCCAGGCCTATATCCCTGAGATTATAGACGGAATCCTTTCGGAGCAGTTTGAAATGAATATTGAACAGGTGCTTTCAAGGATTTCATTCAAGCCCCAGGATGAGATCTTCAACCGAGTCTTTGGCTGTGGGAAACAGTGTCCCTTCTGCAAAGTTCCCTGTGAAGCCGGGGGTGGCGATCACCAAGAACACTTTGCTTCCGTCCATCGACCTCAAGGATTAGGCATGTGCAGATATGTGGACACAGAAAAGCTCCTGTACTCCTTATGTTCCTCTGATGTCATTTCCAACGCCCAGTTCAGAAATGTAGATACCGGCGGAGAATGGCATCCATATAAAGAATACCGCAAATACTATCCCGACTGGCGCATCCAGCCTGACGCCAGCATCTCTGCCTCAGACTACTGGAAGTTTGTTTTCAAGGAATTCAACCAGCAGTTTGCCAAACGTTATAAAGCTTGCCCAGCTGATCTCCCTGAGGACTGGAAGAAAATCACCAAGAAGCAAGCATTAGAAAGCATCCAAGAAGCCTTTAACATGAACTAA
- the LOC110086387 gene encoding interferon-induced very large GTPase 1 isoform X5, whose product MAFETIRRSREKLVAFLEKASSLILDDAASQGFISETDYSDLDKLENPKEKIRKLLVKIQIRGEQICHQFLECIRSLFPDLPPELWPPATACGPTACLNQNETQNHDPANSTLEKNREENTDSVTSFPLNGNKDSEALENVGNTPEPEPEAMEEDIPEGTVEPFLRKLGLSKRSRQKLTVGEILEIELESLETPAPQKLEDLPWHFLRKLMALNGTARNTGLASKAEEGSDEEVDDVGDQLLSLMEVDTEVSVNPLDVLCATLLCSDSLLQQEILLKMSMCQFALPLILPPLANSKCSFMLWAMRDIVKKWRPHSIAESRGFKEESLVRISMPTISFVRLGNSCLSKSKLINEVLSSHQHHHDFFVHHDSECGNAPREISNGLVEISWYFPGGRENSDIFPEPVAITNLRGNMESHWLQFSFLTEVSSAVFILVEDISDTEYNTLLSLHELRSKYYFILNTEGRKSRETLEFLNKLVPVLNLNKSQLLVKEKIQNITEFVKKLRSAMRNIVHTHQKEVNVEEMASIGQELGIEIDENSKECQNGAVHAKEIVEEIKDVAVYKKEMLKLQGDLWRNVAQVEKELCRMKGQADTPAEDYKSQLREKWIGLRAQQNRCDLTDGITKFINGIHNLGSVEKQYFLKWMKFSLDRVARANLLKLREEYKEICRTTTNDVQQLVRLDELISIGSLGVEHFMRELGQFYEAEYMMVKEGNMAENKRQFVHLPGIAADLMLEGFPMELMDGDASNIPLQWVTDVLMELHVKLGGKSRMQVLTVLGVQSTGKSTLLNTMFGLQFAVSSGRCTRGAFMTLLRVSENLQQGIGCNFILVIDTEGLKAPELAKLEGSYEHDNELATLVIGLSDITIVNLAMENATEMKDILQIVVHAFLRMEEIGHKPNCQFVHQNVSDVSAHDQNMRDRKHLLEQLNEMTKAAARMEKQCKEVSFSDIMEYDPEKHNWYIPGLWHGVPPMAPVNLGYSESVSELKRYLFNFMETCSQKGTPKDIPQFVEWVKSLWSAVKHENFIFSFRNSLVADAYNQLALKYSEWEWDFRKEMHLWMSEAHTAIQNLSPEDFETDAVDKLKRDTYVKLDAGEQKILQCVQNYFESGAENLHLVEKYKEDFIRSVKFLRNQLEGYLINKCQHIVLICKGMGKISNMQAVYLKTIEKKVNKLLEGYKEKDYQLSPKELEDEFEKMWKETLEELPPNNLTHLKIHTNVFSQLKKDLEHRGGLANQIFQQLMHQSDMMVFTMKKQYLETSWALRIKGLFKDYKGKIEDSAMNTVELCKNYVAGKVSMEGDYDETYCWELLKMVNERLQDMKLKGLCVTINFEVDLKYCILREAADAFQKMHDDFIRENNPHKRLENLKPHYLSIFKDLYYEKDACQKRAKDFCDLCLRPALVDYLYKRLGLEIVDDVLSSGLSIQYGSRSFFQFTVQKTLLEEENFDKYQEYIIHYKRFAKSWIYEHLLEYYEQREDLMVLERQILSGVIKKTNEALEGGAKQTVTLSDFLECFCLGMRKELVISKDSLDVVKFNNAAKTESFSTTVQAYIPEIIDGILSEQFEMNIEQVLSRISFKPQDEIFNRVFGCGKQCPFCKVPCEAGGGDHQEHFASVHRPQGLGMCRYVDTEKLLYSLCSSDVISNAQFRNVDTGGEWHPYKEYRKYYPDWRIQPDASISASDYWKFVFKEFNQQFAKRYKACPADLPEDWKKITKKQALESIQEAFNMN is encoded by the exons caTTAGAAAATGTAGGCAATACACCAGAGCCTGAACCAGAGGCCATGGAAGAAGACATTCCGGAAG GGACAGTTGAGCCTTTCTTGAGGAAGCTAGGCCTCAGCAAACGAAGCAGGCAAAAGCTCACTGTGGGGGAAATTCTGGAAATTGAGTTAGAAAGTCTCGAAACTCCAGCTCCACAGAAACTGGAAGATCTGCCTTGGCACTTTTTGAGGAAACTGATGGCCCTCAACGGGACAGCAAGGAATACAGGCCTTGCCTCAAAGGCTGAGGAAGGTTCAGATGAGGAGGTTGATGATGTAGGGGATCAATTGCTCTCTCTGATGGAAGTGGACACTGAAGTTTCTGTGAACCCCCTTGATGTTCTTTGTGCTACCTTGCTTTGCTCTGATAGTTTGCTTCAGCAGGAGATCTTGCTCAAAATGTCCATGTGCCAGTTTGCTCTTCCTCTGATCTTACCTCCCCTTGCCAACTCCAAATGCTCCTTCATGCTCTGGGCCATGAGGGACATTGTGAAAAAATGGAGACCCCATTCCATAGCTGAGAGCAGAGGCTTCAAAGAGGAGAGTTTGGTGCGTATTTCTATGCCAACCATTTCTTTTGTGAGGCTCGGGAACTCCTGTCTCTCCAAATCCAAGCTTATTAATGAGGTCCTCAGCTCTCATCAGCACCATCATGATTTTTTTGTTCACCATGATTCAGAGTGTGGAAATGCCCCTCGAGAAATCAGTAACGGTCTAGTAGAAATTTCCTGGTATTTTCCTGGTGGGAGAGAAAACTCAGATATTTTTCCAGAGCCCGTAGCAATAACAAACTTGCGTGGAAACATGGAGTCACACTGGCTGCAGTTCAGTTTCTTAACAGAAGTTTCCTCAGCTGTGTTCATTCTTGTTGAGGATATTTCTGACACAGAATATAATACGTTACTGAGCCTCCATGAACTGAGATCTAAATACTACTTTATCTTGAATACTGAAGGGAGGAAATCAAGGGAGACATTGGAGTTCCTTAACAAACTTGTACCAGTACTGAATTTGAACAAatcacagctgctggtgaaggaaaAGATCCAAAATATCACAGAATTTGTGAAGAAACTTCGTTCCGCTATGCGGAATATAGTACACACCCATCAAAAAGAGGTGAATGTGGAAGAAATGGCCAGCATAGGCCAAGAACTGGGAATTGAGATAGATGAAAATTCAAAGGAATGTCAGAATGGGGCTGTGCATGCTAAGGAAATTGTTGAAGAAATTAAAGATGTGGCAGTCTATAAGAAGGAAATGCTGAAGCTCCAGGGAGACTTGTGGAGAAATGTGGCTCAAGTGGAGAAAGAGCTGTGTAGGATGAAAGGGCAAGCTGACACACCGGCAGAAGATTACAAATCTCAATTAAGAGAGAAATGGATAGGGTTACGTGCGCAACAGAATCGGTGTGATCTTACCGATGGGATAACAAAATTTATTAATGGAATACATAATCTTGGCTCAGTGGAAAAACAGTACTTTCTAAAATGGATGAAGTTCAGCTTAGATCGTGTTGCAAGAGCTAACCTTTTAAAATTAAGGGAAGAATACAAAGAGATTTGTCGCACCACTACAAATGATGTACAACAATTAGTACGGCTGGATGAATTAATTTCTATCGGTTCCTTAGGGGTAGAACACTTCATGCGTGAGCTGGGGCAATTTTATGAGGCAGAATACATGATGGTGAAGGAAGGTAACATGGCAGAGAACAAAAGGCAATTTGTCCATTTGCCGGGAATAGCGGCTGACCTGATGTTGGAAGGATTTCCAATGGAACTGATGGATGGAGATGCCTCTAACATTCCACTGCAATGGGTGACTGATGTTCTAATGGAACTCCATGTTAAGCTAGGAGGCAAATCTAGGATGCAAGTTCTGACTGTTCTTGGTGTACAAAGCACTGGGAAATCTACTCTTCTCAATACCATGTTTGGACTGCAGTTTGCTGTTAGCAGTGGTCGATGTACTCGGGGAGCATTCATGACACTCCTTAGAGTCTCCGAAAATCTGCAGCAAGGAATTGGTTGTAATTTTATCCTGGTGATAGATACAGAAGGCTTGAAGGCCCCGGAGCTTGCCAAACTGGAAGGTAGCTATGAACATGACAATGAGCTGGCCACCTTGGTTATTGGGCTCAGTGATATAACAATAGTTAATTTGGCCATGGAGAACGCCACCGAAATGAAGGACATCTTACAAATTGTGGTACATGCATTTCTGAGGATGGAGGAAATTGGGCATAAGCCTAATTGCCAGTTTGTGCATCAGAATGTTAGTGATGTTTCTGCCCATGATCAGAACATGAGGGACAGAAAACACCTCCTGGAGCAGCTCAATGAAATGACCAAGGCTGCAGCAAGAATGGAAAAACAATGTAAAGAAGTGTCATTTTCAGATATTATGGAGTATGATCCTGAAAAACACAATTGGTACATTCCTGGCTTGTGGCATGGGGTCCCACCAATGGCTCCAGTCAATTTGGGATACAGTGAGAGTGTATCAGAGTTAAAAAGATATCTGTTCAATTTCATGGAAACTTGTTCACAAAAAGGAACCCCTAAAGACATCCCTCAGTTTGTTGAATGGGTAAAAAGCTTGTGGAGTGCTGTAAAACATGAGAATTTTATCTTTAGCTTCCGCAACAGTCTTGTGGCTGATGCTTATAACCAACTTGCATTAAAGTATTCAGAATGGGAATGGGATTTTCGGAAGGAAATGCACCTCTGGATGTCCGAAGCTCATACCGCTATTCAAAACCTATCCCCAGAAGATTTTGAAACTGATGCTGTAGATAAATTAAAGCGTGATACTTACGTCAAGCTGGATGCTGGAGAGCAAAAAATATTACAGTGTGTACAAAACTATTTTGAGAGTGGTGCTGAAAACTTGCATCTGGTAGAAAAGTATAAAGAAGACTTCATCAGAAGTGTGAAATTTCTTCGGAACCAGCTGGAGGGCTATTTAATTAATAAGTGCCAGCACATTGTTCTTATATGTAAGGGAATGGGTAAGATCAGCAATATGCAGGCCGTGTACTTAAAAACCATAGAAAAGAAGGTAAACAAGCTCTTAGAAGGATATAAAGAGAAGGACTACCAACTGAGTCCTAAGGAACTAGAGGATGAATTTGAGAAAATGTGGAAGGAAACCTTGGAAGAGTTGCCACCAAACAATTTAACTCATCTAAAAATTCATACAAATGTGTTCTCTCAGCTAAAAAAAGATTTGGAACATCGAGGTGGCTTAGCAAATCAGATCTTCCAACAATTAATGCACCAGTCAGACATGATGGTCTTCACGATGAAAAAGCAGTATCTAGAAACCTCATGGGCACTAAGAATAAAGGGGCTGTTCAAAGATTACAAAGGGAAAATAGAGGACTCTGCTATGAACACAGTTGAATTATGTAAGAATTATGTTGCAGGGAAAGTCAGTATGGAAGGGGACTATGATGAAACATATTGCTGGGAATTGTTGAAAATGGTCAACGAGAGACTTCAAGACATGAAACTGAAGGGACTCTGTGTTACTATTAACTTTGAGGTGGATCTGAAATATTGTATTCTCAGAGAGGCAGCCGATGCTTTTCAGAAGATGCACGATGACTTCATTAGAGAAAACAATCCTCATAAACGTCTGGAAAACCTGAAACCGCATTATCTTTCCATCTTCAAAGACCTTTACTATGAGAAGGATGCTTGTCAGAAAAGAGCCAAAGATTTTTGTGACCTTTGTCTGAGACCAGCTCTGGTGGACTATCTCTACAAGAGACTTGGGCTAGAAATAGTAGATGATGTTCTCAGCAGCGGACTGTCCATTCAGTATGGCAGTCGCAGCTTTTTTCAGTTCACTGTGCAGAAGACTTTGCTGGAAGAGGAGAATTTTGATAAGTATCAGGAATATATAATCCATTATAAACGGTTTGCCAAATCTTGGATATATGAACATCTATTAGAATACTACGAGCAGAGAGAAGACTTGATGGTTTTGGAGAGACAAATCCTATCTGGTGTGATAAAGAAAACAAACGAAGCTCTGGAGGGCGGTGCAAAGCAAACTGTGACTTTGTCTGATTTCTTGGAGTGTTTCTGCCTTGGGATGAGGAAAGAGCTTGTCATTTCCAAGGACTCCCTGGATGTCGTGAAGTTCAACAATGCTGCCAAGACTGAATCTTTCTCTACTACAGTCCAGGCCTATATCCCTGAGATTATAGACGGAATCCTTTCGGAGCAGTTTGAAATGAATATTGAACAGGTGCTTTCAAGGATTTCATTCAAGCCCCAGGATGAGATCTTCAACCGAGTCTTTGGCTGTGGGAAACAGTGTCCCTTCTGCAAAGTTCCCTGTGAAGCCGGGGGTGGCGATCACCAAGAACACTTTGCTTCCGTCCATCGACCTCAAGGATTAGGCATGTGCAGATATGTGGACACAGAAAAGCTCCTGTACTCCTTATGTTCCTCTGATGTCATTTCCAACGCCCAGTTCAGAAATGTAGATACCGGCGGAGAATGGCATCCATATAAAGAATACCGCAAATACTATCCCGACTGGCGCATCCAGCCTGACGCCAGCATCTCTGCCTCAGACTACTGGAAGTTTGTTTTCAAGGAATTCAACCAGCAGTTTGCCAAACGTTATAAAGCTTGCCCAGCTGATCTCCCTGAGGACTGGAAGAAAATCACCAAGAAGCAAGCATTAGAAAGCATCCAAGAAGCCTTTAACATGAACTAA